The following coding sequences are from one Treponema parvum window:
- a CDS encoding ABC transporter permease, with the protein MISENLKTSLKEKLHEFGLPRMIIAGFLVVLFITAPFVGVSMSASLTDIFNRFGQNELLTLAMIPMILSGAGLNFGLSLGVIAGLLGSTIAMQLGLTGWTGIFGAMAVSLPFGILFGWLYSLLLNRVHGEEMTIALYVGFAAVMFMSIMWLVLPYTSENMVWGYSGEGLRTTITLDGYWVKQLNDFLAINIGDFFIFPTGMILFCAVISFFMWLFIRSKTGTAITAVGSNPDYARAGGININRMRTISIIVSTVTGAIGILVYQQSYGFIQLYQAPLFMAFPAVAAILIGGASINKASILNVVIGTVLFQGILTLTPSVINSVLQTDVSEVIRIVLSNGMILYALTRKTGATR; encoded by the coding sequence ATGATCTCTGAGAATTTAAAAACCTCATTAAAAGAAAAGCTGCACGAGTTCGGACTTCCCCGCATGATCATTGCGGGATTTTTGGTAGTGCTTTTTATCACTGCTCCGTTTGTAGGCGTTTCGATGAGCGCTTCTTTGACGGACATTTTTAACCGTTTCGGACAGAACGAGCTTTTGACTCTTGCCATGATTCCGATGATCCTTTCAGGCGCGGGGTTGAATTTCGGCCTCTCGTTGGGGGTAATTGCAGGACTTTTAGGTTCTACTATTGCAATGCAGCTGGGACTTACGGGCTGGACGGGAATTTTCGGCGCTATGGCCGTTTCGCTTCCGTTCGGCATATTATTCGGCTGGCTTTACAGTTTGCTTTTAAATCGTGTGCACGGCGAAGAGATGACGATAGCTTTGTACGTAGGTTTTGCGGCGGTAATGTTTATGTCCATAATGTGGCTCGTTCTTCCGTACACAAGTGAAAATATGGTTTGGGGCTATAGCGGCGAAGGTCTTAGAACGACTATTACCCTGGACGGTTATTGGGTTAAACAGCTCAATGATTTTCTTGCTATAAACATAGGCGACTTTTTCATATTTCCTACGGGAATGATCTTGTTCTGCGCAGTCATAAGTTTTTTTATGTGGCTCTTTATAAGAAGTAAAACAGGAACCGCGATCACGGCTGTAGGTTCAAACCCGGACTATGCCCGCGCCGGAGGAATTAACATAAACAGAATGCGTACGATAAGCATAATAGTTTCGACGGTTACCGGCGCCATAGGAATTCTCGTATATCAGCAGAGTTACGGGTTCATTCAACTTTATCAGGCGCCGCTTTTTATGGCCTTCCCTGCGGTAGCTGCCATTTTGATCGGCGGAGCATCGATAAATAAGGCGTCCATATTGAACGTTGTCATCGGTACGGTTTTGTTCCAAGGAATTCTCACACTCACGCCGTCTGTGATCAACAGCGTACTGCAAACGGATGTGTCCGAAGTTATAAGAATAGTGCTGTCAAACGGCATGATATTGTATGCCTTGACAAGGAAAACAGGAGCGACCAGATAA
- a CDS encoding sugar ABC transporter ATP-binding protein, with protein sequence MNENIPLLRLKGVTKDFFGTTVLEDVSFDLHKGEILGLVGENGAGKTTLMSILFGMPHIGDSGGYGGKIEINGSEVHFKSPFDALDAGIGMVHQEFSLIPGFTTTENIMLNRELTKPNFMVDIFGSRLSTLDRAGMRAHAIAAIKKLGVSIAPEMKVSEMPVGHKQFTEIAREIDREKMRILVLDEPTAVLAESESEILLKAIKELAASGIAVILISHRLQEVVNTCDRVVTLRDGRSVRDVPVSETNVSDIAASMVGRTVTYEHLKKHAELNAAETEKLDENDKILTVEHLWVDMPGETVRNVNFSVRRGEIFGIGGLAGQGKLGIPNGIMGLFPAGGKVVFDGKEIKLNDPNAVLRDGLAFVSEDRRGVGLLLDESLDWNISFTAMQVRGMFLKKILGGLFSLRDEKAMQKIAQEYIKLLDIKCTSSKQKAKELSGGNQQKVCLVKAFCMEPKLLFVSEPTRGIDVGAKAVVLDVLRRYNRENGTTIVMVSSELEELRSVCDRVAVVAGGKIAGVLSPREKAEEFALYMSGIKNTEDAG encoded by the coding sequence ATGAATGAAAACATCCCCCTATTGCGTCTTAAGGGCGTAACAAAAGATTTTTTCGGAACGACCGTACTTGAAGATGTCTCGTTCGATCTTCACAAGGGTGAAATTTTAGGTCTTGTCGGTGAAAACGGCGCCGGTAAGACTACTTTGATGAGTATCCTTTTCGGAATGCCGCACATAGGTGACTCGGGCGGTTACGGCGGTAAAATTGAAATAAACGGTTCCGAAGTGCATTTTAAATCACCGTTTGACGCTTTGGACGCCGGAATAGGTATGGTTCACCAAGAATTTTCTCTCATTCCCGGATTTACGACTACCGAAAATATTATGCTCAATCGCGAGCTTACGAAGCCCAATTTTATGGTCGATATTTTCGGCTCACGCTTAAGCACTCTCGATCGCGCCGGTATGCGTGCGCACGCGATCGCCGCCATAAAAAAACTCGGAGTTTCCATCGCGCCTGAAATGAAAGTTTCCGAAATGCCTGTGGGACACAAACAGTTTACGGAAATTGCGCGTGAAATAGATCGGGAAAAGATGCGGATATTGGTTCTGGACGAACCTACGGCGGTACTTGCCGAGTCCGAATCCGAAATACTCTTAAAGGCTATAAAAGAATTGGCTGCAAGCGGAATTGCAGTCATCCTTATTTCTCATCGTTTGCAGGAAGTCGTAAATACCTGCGATCGTGTGGTAACGCTGCGCGACGGACGCTCCGTGAGGGACGTTCCCGTTTCAGAAACTAATGTCTCGGATATCGCCGCTTCGATGGTCGGGCGTACCGTCACATATGAACACTTAAAAAAACACGCCGAGCTTAACGCCGCTGAAACGGAAAAGCTTGACGAAAACGATAAGATTCTTACGGTTGAACATTTATGGGTGGACATGCCCGGAGAAACCGTACGCAATGTAAATTTCAGCGTAAGACGCGGAGAAATCTTCGGCATAGGCGGACTGGCAGGGCAGGGTAAACTCGGCATTCCGAACGGGATTATGGGATTGTTCCCCGCCGGAGGAAAGGTTGTTTTTGACGGTAAAGAGATAAAATTGAACGATCCTAACGCCGTTTTACGCGACGGACTTGCCTTTGTTTCGGAAGACCGACGTGGCGTGGGACTTTTGCTTGACGAAAGCCTTGATTGGAATATCTCTTTTACGGCGATGCAGGTAAGGGGAATGTTTCTTAAAAAGATACTCGGCGGACTTTTTTCTTTGCGCGACGAAAAGGCCATGCAAAAAATCGCCCAAGAATATATAAAACTCCTTGACATAAAGTGCACTTCTTCAAAACAAAAGGCAAAGGAACTTTCCGGCGGAAACCAGCAGAAAGTTTGCCTTGTTAAGGCTTTTTGCATGGAACCCAAACTCTTGTTCGTTTCGGAACCGACCAGAGGAATCGACGTGGGAGCAAAGGCCGTAGTTCTTGACGTTCTGCGCCGATATAACCGGGAAAACGGAACTACCATAGTTATGGTTTCAAGCGAATTGGAAGAATTACGTTCGGTCTGCGACAGAGTTGCCGTAGTTGCCGGCGGAAAGATAGCGGGCGTCTTATCCCCGCGAGAAAAGGCTGAAGAATTCGCTTTATACATGTCCGGAATAAAAAACACGGAGGACGCCGGATGA
- a CDS encoding ABC transporter permease, which produces MKLNKDKIKGFLADNLVAEIFLALTIVSIPLSGFSAQLIIDDILTRIGRNAFLVFSLILPIMAGMGINFGMVLGAMAGQIGLIFAMDWRIAGIQGLVFAALVGIPISVILGWIAGSILNRARGREMVTSYILGFFFNGVYQFFVLYLFGFLFPLHNKAIALSRGFGVRNTLNLDPVRQVLDNLLMLHIGGIKIPISSYIVIIALCFFIIWFRKTKLGHDMRAVGQNQMVSNSAGIPVEKTRIVSIIISTVLACIGQIIFLQNMGNMNTYNAHDQTGFFAAAAILVGGASVAKATIPNCFIGVFLLHLMYIVVPRAGQNLFGSANIGEYFRQFIGYGVIALSLVIHAWRTRRNAEKQRENLRRASTEED; this is translated from the coding sequence ATGAAGTTGAATAAAGATAAAATTAAAGGTTTTTTAGCGGATAATCTGGTTGCCGAAATATTTTTGGCGCTCACTATCGTGTCTATTCCGCTGTCGGGATTTTCCGCACAGCTTATCATCGACGACATACTAACGCGCATAGGAAGAAACGCTTTTTTGGTATTTTCTTTGATCCTTCCCATCATGGCCGGTATGGGTATTAACTTCGGCATGGTGCTGGGAGCCATGGCGGGGCAAATCGGGCTTATTTTTGCGATGGACTGGAGAATTGCAGGGATACAGGGACTTGTGTTTGCAGCCCTCGTAGGAATTCCCATTTCCGTAATTTTGGGATGGATTGCCGGCTCTATTTTAAATAGGGCGCGCGGTCGTGAAATGGTTACCAGCTATATCTTGGGATTCTTTTTTAACGGGGTATATCAGTTTTTCGTTTTGTATCTTTTCGGGTTTTTGTTTCCCTTGCATAACAAGGCGATAGCGCTTTCCCGCGGATTCGGCGTAAGAAATACGTTGAACCTTGATCCCGTGCGTCAAGTTCTTGACAACCTTTTGATGCTCCACATCGGCGGAATAAAAATTCCCATTTCAAGCTACATTGTGATAATCGCTCTGTGCTTTTTTATCATATGGTTTAGGAAAACAAAGCTCGGCCACGACATGAGGGCAGTAGGGCAAAATCAAATGGTGTCCAATTCGGCGGGAATCCCGGTCGAAAAGACAAGGATAGTTTCGATCATAATTTCTACGGTTTTGGCATGTATAGGTCAGATCATTTTTTTACAGAATATGGGAAACATGAACACATATAACGCACACGATCAGACGGGTTTTTTTGCCGCCGCCGCGATACTGGTAGGCGGAGCTTCGGTTGCGAAGGCCACGATTCCCAACTGTTTTATAGGAGTTTTTTTGCTGCATTTGATGTACATTGTCGTTCCGCGCGCAGGGCAGAATTTGTTCGGCTCGGCAAATATCGGCGAATATTTTAGGCAGTTTATCGGTTACGGAGTTATCGCATTGTCGCTTGTGATCCATGCATGGCGTACGCGGCGCAATGCCGAAAAACAGCGTGAAAACCTTAGACGCGCATCGACGGAGGAAGATTAA
- a CDS encoding methyl-accepting chemotaxis protein, producing the protein MGNIILNNVTSDKNIVKAFAERDRKTLLQLTAPLFVTMKEKYHAQQFHFHTPPATSFLRVQRPSKFGDDLSSFRATVVKANSEKKEIHGLEAGVSDLGFRVVHPVFAEDGHHIGSVEYGGAINDDFIKQFTSNCTPEVLSGGLDVSVYALALDKTYKLIGTNFEKEMEKDPDSILKSLTNEGLIRTEGSYAVAYYPLEDFSGDRIGFVKLRYSIKNIQTEKNIFFIKTTGILIFILLLFVLTITGFTKRFIIKPVKKIMTSLKDIANGDLTVDLPVNGNDELATLAGYFDQTIKSISATIKSVEENANKMGIIGENLSANMTEAASGINQINGNIDSIKGQVLSQNENVNETAAAVEQVTKKLSQQDLRIEIQVGSISRSSSAIEQMVANIASVAKMLEKNNSIIKTVYGQTQKGKVGVREMNEVVNQIAEKSESLLEASQVIQNIANQTNLLAMNAAIEAAHAGETGKGFAVVADEIRKLAEESNVQGKQIGEVIGESIKTIKDLTVAGKSAEDSFVEVYDSVNEISKQEELIVAAMKEQDVGSSEILSAIKSMNAATAEVSEGSSEMLKSGNHITEKMKNLNELTAIITAAMNEMSIGAQEINNAIQEVNEMTQNNKTSINTLLQEVKKFKV; encoded by the coding sequence ATGGGAAACATCATATTAAATAACGTCACTTCGGATAAAAATATAGTCAAGGCTTTTGCCGAGCGCGACAGAAAAACCCTCCTGCAATTAACGGCACCGCTTTTCGTAACTATGAAAGAAAAATACCATGCGCAACAATTTCATTTTCATACGCCGCCTGCAACTTCGTTTTTGCGCGTTCAAAGGCCTTCCAAATTCGGGGACGATCTTTCTTCGTTCCGGGCGACGGTAGTTAAAGCGAATTCCGAAAAAAAGGAAATTCACGGCCTTGAAGCGGGCGTAAGCGATTTGGGGTTCCGCGTAGTCCATCCGGTATTCGCTGAAGACGGCCATCATATAGGCAGCGTAGAATACGGAGGCGCCATTAACGACGACTTTATAAAACAGTTTACGAGCAACTGTACGCCCGAAGTTTTATCGGGAGGTTTGGACGTAAGCGTGTATGCCCTTGCTTTGGACAAAACATATAAGCTCATAGGAACTAATTTTGAAAAAGAAATGGAAAAAGATCCCGATTCCATTCTAAAATCCTTGACAAATGAGGGGCTCATCCGTACGGAAGGCAGTTATGCCGTAGCCTATTATCCGCTCGAAGATTTTTCAGGAGACCGTATCGGTTTTGTAAAGCTGCGCTATTCCATCAAAAACATACAAACGGAAAAAAACATATTCTTCATAAAAACAACCGGAATATTGATATTCATCTTGCTCCTGTTCGTCCTTACTATAACAGGTTTTACGAAGCGTTTTATCATTAAACCTGTAAAAAAGATCATGACCTCATTAAAAGACATTGCAAACGGCGACTTAACGGTCGATCTCCCCGTCAACGGCAACGACGAACTTGCGACGCTGGCAGGGTATTTCGATCAAACGATAAAATCGATAAGCGCTACCATAAAGTCCGTAGAAGAAAATGCAAATAAGATGGGGATTATCGGAGAAAATCTTTCCGCCAACATGACCGAAGCCGCCTCAGGCATAAACCAAATCAACGGAAATATAGATTCCATAAAAGGACAAGTATTATCTCAAAATGAAAACGTCAATGAAACTGCCGCCGCCGTTGAACAAGTTACAAAGAAACTCAGTCAGCAGGATTTAAGGATAGAAATACAGGTTGGCAGCATATCGCGCTCGTCTTCAGCGATTGAACAGATGGTAGCGAACATTGCATCGGTGGCAAAAATGCTTGAAAAAAACAATTCGATCATCAAAACCGTATACGGACAGACTCAAAAAGGCAAGGTAGGCGTACGGGAAATGAACGAAGTCGTAAACCAGATTGCCGAAAAATCCGAATCCCTGCTTGAAGCGAGCCAAGTAATACAAAATATTGCGAACCAAACAAATCTTTTGGCGATGAACGCCGCTATCGAAGCCGCTCACGCCGGCGAAACGGGGAAAGGTTTTGCCGTAGTCGCCGATGAAATTAGAAAACTTGCCGAAGAATCCAACGTACAGGGAAAACAAATAGGAGAAGTCATCGGCGAATCCATAAAAACGATCAAAGATCTGACCGTAGCCGGAAAAAGCGCGGAAGATTCTTTTGTAGAAGTATATGACTCCGTAAATGAAATTTCAAAGCAGGAAGAACTGATCGTTGCGGCGATGAAAGAACAGGACGTGGGAAGTTCCGAAATTTTGTCGGCCATAAAAAGCATGAACGCTGCGACGGCGGAAGTAAGCGAAGGTTCTTCCGAAATGCTAAAGAGCGGCAATCACATCACGGAAAAGATGAAAAACCTTAACGAACTTACGGCGATAATCACTGCGGCGATGAATGAAATGTCGATCGGCGCACAGGAAATAAACAACGCGATACAAGAAGTAAATGAAATGACACAAAACAATAAGACGAGCATTAACACATTGCTGCAAGAAGTAAAAAAATTCAAAGTTTGA
- a CDS encoding FGGY-family carbohydrate kinase gives MIVVVDVGTSSLRVSLLDSQGLIVHCSQSKYSLSYPEPDAVEMDMKVFTGALWAALKDSALCAEANALKVEAFAVTAQRSSVIPVDEGGKALDNALMWQDTRSFPICDALKQKKKEIYSITGMSLSTVFSSPKMQWLKENKREIYDRSYKLIGFCEYTVHQLCGAFATDTSIASRTSLFDVAALKWSDSLIDIFGIAKEKLCPVIPVGSVAGFASKRLCELFKLDSDVPVISSGGDQQCAALGQGCTRPGDIMINTGSGAYVLGLVDRPVYSFENGISCNVSALNGKWNVEGSVLSAGKTLDWVNELFFASEAEKNKYENFTRACLASPPGANGMRFSVHFAGRGTPVWDASERGAVFGLSFKNTKNDIARAVMEGIAAAIGECLEYTEKTMESCTKSVRISGGLAKDALFIRMLSAVSKKKLLYSNESESTTLGAWINASLALGKYKTAEDAFGVLNERLETSAFQSSIEECELYGKIASELRLK, from the coding sequence ATGATAGTTGTTGTTGATGTAGGAACTTCCAGCCTGCGCGTGTCGCTGTTGGATTCTCAGGGACTCATAGTACACTGCAGTCAAAGCAAGTATTCGCTCTCATACCCCGAACCTGACGCCGTCGAAATGGACATGAAAGTCTTTACCGGCGCACTGTGGGCGGCTCTTAAAGATTCCGCTTTGTGTGCGGAAGCTAACGCTCTTAAAGTCGAAGCTTTTGCCGTGACCGCTCAGCGTTCTTCCGTGATACCTGTGGACGAAGGCGGCAAGGCTTTAGACAATGCGCTCATGTGGCAGGACACAAGGTCTTTCCCTATATGCGACGCTCTTAAACAAAAAAAGAAAGAGATATATTCGATTACCGGCATGAGTCTTTCTACTGTATTTTCATCGCCCAAGATGCAGTGGCTGAAAGAAAATAAAAGAGAAATATACGACCGCTCGTATAAACTGATCGGATTTTGCGAATACACCGTACACCAGCTGTGCGGCGCTTTCGCGACGGACACTTCGATTGCAAGCCGCACGAGTTTGTTTGACGTAGCCGCTCTTAAGTGGAGCGACAGCCTCATAGATATTTTCGGAATTGCAAAAGAAAAACTTTGTCCTGTAATACCTGTAGGTTCAGTTGCAGGATTCGCTTCAAAACGTCTTTGCGAATTGTTCAAACTTGATTCCGACGTGCCGGTGATCTCTTCCGGGGGAGACCAGCAGTGCGCAGCCTTAGGACAAGGCTGTACCCGACCCGGCGACATAATGATAAATACCGGAAGCGGCGCCTATGTGCTGGGGCTTGTCGACAGACCCGTGTATTCTTTTGAAAACGGAATAAGCTGCAATGTTTCAGCCTTAAACGGCAAATGGAATGTGGAAGGTTCCGTTTTAAGCGCGGGAAAAACCCTTGACTGGGTAAACGAGCTTTTTTTTGCTTCCGAAGCTGAAAAAAACAAATACGAAAATTTTACTCGGGCTTGCCTTGCTTCGCCTCCCGGCGCAAACGGGATGCGTTTTTCGGTTCACTTTGCAGGGCGGGGCACTCCGGTTTGGGACGCGTCGGAGCGCGGAGCCGTGTTCGGTTTAAGCTTTAAAAATACGAAAAACGATATTGCGCGTGCGGTTATGGAAGGAATTGCCGCCGCGATAGGCGAGTGCCTTGAATATACGGAGAAGACTATGGAAAGCTGTACTAAATCCGTTAGAATTTCAGGCGGGCTTGCAAAAGACGCTCTTTTTATCCGTATGCTGTCCGCGGTGTCGAAAAAAAAATTGCTTTATTCCAATGAAAGCGAATCCACAACTCTCGGCGCATGGATCAATGCAAGTCTGGCCTTGGGAAAGTATAAAACCGCCGAAGATGCCTTCGGTGTATTGAACGAAAGACTTGAAACTTCGGCGTTTCAAAGTTCTATCGAAGAATGCGAATTATACGGAAAAATAGCTTCAGAGCTTAGACTTAAATAA
- a CDS encoding adenine-specific methyltransferase EcoRI family protein produces the protein MTNFRLQNAKKQKNDEFYTQYSDIQKEVKAYVEFNDKVFKNKTVFLPCDDPDQSNFTKFFVQNFKKFELKKLISTCYAGRRLCTSANSAPQKFCESSSVKNNAGAIGAKGKMLVIENREKENSSSNECSEIFCKWNLESVHLKYGYLKSDGDFRSDEMKKLRNNSDIIVTNPPFSLFREFLAWIFEADKKFLLIGSMNAITYKEVFPLIKDNKLWLGATGNGSDMVFAVPEGTRLSEKDRQKAARMGYSGNYTRLGNSCWFTNLDHSKRHRPLKLMTMEENLRFSRHRRIKENGYPKYDNYDAIEVPFSDAIPSDYNKDMGVPISFLHKYCPEQFEIIKFRKGNDEKDLTFTILPSKLSQKPEARSQKPEARSQKPEARSQKPEARSQKPEARSQKPEARSQKPEARSQKPEARSQKPEARSQKPEARSQKPEARSQKPEARSQKPEGSLRISESSSEKRHKPENRHRHSLKIPNAAFGKYKVRGMFQKTRQNRYCLLLCGHYPKIIVKYLTYITSRSFTIYEQDSYITSRRKEKTAAVPWKKTHRRDDLAARHPIHHSFSKRLAKHYEVFKRPNKNHWRPKIFCLQ, from the coding sequence ATGACGAATTTTAGACTGCAAAACGCAAAAAAACAAAAAAACGACGAGTTTTACACGCAGTATTCCGATATCCAAAAGGAAGTTAAAGCATACGTTGAATTTAACGATAAAGTTTTTAAAAATAAAACCGTCTTTCTTCCCTGCGACGATCCCGATCAAAGCAATTTCACAAAATTTTTTGTTCAAAACTTTAAAAAATTCGAATTGAAAAAGCTTATCAGCACATGTTACGCAGGCAGACGCCTTTGCACATCGGCAAACTCCGCTCCTCAGAAATTTTGCGAATCTTCTTCCGTTAAAAATAACGCCGGCGCAATCGGCGCAAAAGGAAAAATGCTCGTAATTGAAAACCGAGAAAAAGAAAACTCAAGTTCCAACGAATGCTCGGAAATTTTCTGCAAGTGGAACCTTGAATCCGTTCATTTAAAATACGGTTATCTTAAGAGCGACGGAGATTTTAGAAGCGATGAAATGAAAAAATTAAGGAATAATTCCGACATAATAGTCACTAACCCTCCGTTCAGCCTGTTCAGAGAATTTCTTGCATGGATTTTTGAGGCTGACAAAAAATTTTTACTCATAGGCAGCATGAATGCAATTACTTACAAAGAAGTTTTTCCGCTGATAAAAGATAATAAACTTTGGCTCGGAGCTACGGGAAACGGTTCCGACATGGTGTTTGCGGTTCCTGAGGGAACGCGTCTTTCAGAAAAAGACAGACAAAAAGCGGCACGTATGGGCTATTCCGGCAACTATACACGGCTCGGAAACTCCTGCTGGTTTACAAATCTCGACCACAGTAAACGCCACAGGCCGTTAAAACTTATGACTATGGAAGAAAATTTACGTTTCAGCCGGCACAGGCGCATAAAAGAAAACGGTTATCCCAAATACGACAATTACGACGCCATCGAAGTGCCTTTTTCCGACGCAATCCCGTCCGACTACAATAAAGACATGGGAGTGCCTATAAGTTTTCTTCATAAATATTGTCCGGAACAATTTGAAATCATAAAATTTCGTAAAGGAAACGATGAAAAGGACTTGACATTCACGATTTTGCCCTCAAAATTAAGCCAGAAGCCAGAAGCCAGAAGCCAGAAGCCAGAAGCCAGAAGCCAGAAGCCAGAAGCCAGAAGCCAGAAGCCAGAAGCCAGAAGCCAGAAGCCAGAAGCCAGAAGCCAGAAGCCAGAAGCCAGAAGCCAGAAGCCAGAAGCCAGAAGCCAGAAGCCAGAAGCCAGAAGCCAGAAGCCAGAAGCCAGAAGCCAGAAGCCAGAAGCCAGAAGCCAGAAGCCAGAAGCCAGAAGCCAGAAGCCAGAAGCCAGAAGCCAGAAGCCAGAAGGATCACTCCGTATTTCAGAATCATCATCAGAAAAAAGACATAAGCCGGAAAACCGGCACCGGCACAGCCTTAAAATTCCTAACGCGGCTTTCGGCAAATACAAAGTGCGGGGCATGTTTCAAAAAACGCGACAAAATCGCTATTGCTTACTATTATGTGGTCATTATCCGAAAATAATAGTAAAATATTTAACATACATAACAAGCAGGAGTTTTACAATTTATGAACAAGACAGCTATATCACGTCACGGAGAAAAGAAAAAACGGCCGCAGTCCCTTGGAAAAAAACTCATAGGCGCGACGATCTTGCTGCTCGTCATCCAATACATCATTCTTTCAGCAAAAGACTGGCAAAGCATTACGAAGTTTTCAAACGACCAAATAAAAATCATTGGAGACCTAAAATATTCTGCCTTCAATAA
- a CDS encoding DUF3798 domain-containing protein, translating to MKKVMGLAALFCAASLIFAAGTKDTGSTGSSGKNFHIGILTGTVSQSEDDLRGAEELIKRYGAVKDGGMIQHITYPDDFMSQQETTISQIVALADDPLMKAIIVNQGVPGTAEAFKRVKEKRSDILCFAGEPHEDPLVIESSADLAINADFVSRGYTIIWAAKQMGAKTFVHISFPRHMSYETLGTRRQIMEQACADLGLKFVFETAPDPTSDVGVAGAQQFILEKVPQWVEKYGKETAFFCTNDAHTEPLLKQIAKYGGMFVEADLPSPLMGYPGAFGIDLSSEAGNFPAILKKVESVVVANNGAGRFGTWAYSYGFTASAGLGEFAKRIIEGTAKLESGKDLFDSLAVFTPGAKWNGANYIDQNTGVRSKNHMLVYMDTYVFGKGYLPTTQQEVPEKYFKIKFVK from the coding sequence ATGAAAAAAGTTATGGGGCTTGCGGCGCTTTTTTGCGCTGCATCGTTGATTTTCGCCGCCGGTACAAAAGACACCGGCTCTACAGGTTCTTCTGGCAAGAATTTCCACATAGGTATTTTGACGGGAACTGTTTCACAGTCGGAAGACGATTTGCGCGGAGCTGAAGAGCTTATAAAACGCTACGGCGCCGTAAAAGACGGAGGAATGATACAGCACATCACGTATCCTGACGACTTTATGTCTCAGCAGGAAACTACGATCTCTCAGATTGTAGCTTTGGCTGACGATCCTCTTATGAAGGCGATTATCGTAAACCAGGGTGTTCCGGGCACTGCGGAAGCTTTTAAGCGCGTAAAAGAAAAAAGATCGGATATTTTGTGTTTCGCAGGAGAGCCGCACGAGGATCCTCTGGTTATCGAATCAAGCGCGGATCTTGCTATAAACGCGGACTTTGTTTCCCGCGGATATACGATAATCTGGGCTGCAAAGCAGATGGGCGCAAAGACTTTCGTTCATATTTCGTTCCCGCGCCACATGTCTTACGAGACGTTGGGAACCCGCCGTCAGATCATGGAACAGGCGTGCGCGGATTTGGGGCTTAAGTTTGTATTTGAAACCGCTCCCGATCCTACGAGCGACGTAGGCGTTGCAGGCGCACAGCAGTTCATACTTGAAAAAGTTCCGCAGTGGGTTGAAAAATACGGCAAAGAAACGGCGTTTTTCTGTACGAACGACGCGCACACCGAGCCTCTTTTAAAGCAGATAGCCAAATACGGCGGAATGTTCGTGGAAGCGGACTTACCGTCGCCGCTCATGGGATACCCGGGCGCGTTCGGCATAGATCTTTCGTCCGAAGCGGGAAACTTCCCTGCGATTCTTAAAAAAGTTGAAAGCGTAGTGGTTGCAAATAACGGAGCGGGCCGGTTCGGCACATGGGCATACTCTTACGGCTTTACGGCGTCCGCAGGGCTCGGAGAATTTGCAAAACGCATAATCGAAGGCACGGCGAAACTTGAGAGCGGCAAAGATCTGTTTGACAGCCTTGCGGTGTTCACGCCGGGAGCTAAATGGAACGGAGCTAACTACATAGACCAGAACACGGGCGTTCGTTCGAAGAATCATATGCTCGTTTACATGGACACCTACGTATTCGGAAAAGGTTACCTGCCCACAACTCAGCAGGAAGTTCCTGAAAAGTATTTTAAGATAAAATTTGTAAAATAA
- a CDS encoding DUF6672 family protein yields MQASRKKTLIIRAVLITGYVLLGIVMFVTGRSHTVLIDNKNAEDASYKAINGMEVSINRLPPSEFMKGDRDKFIIKGQRLKIRVASFDGQVDEVFNLKIPLTQDAVLVSVPKLVNKISGAVEPFSVY; encoded by the coding sequence ATGCAGGCTTCGCGTAAAAAAACGCTGATCATAAGGGCGGTTCTCATTACAGGATATGTTTTGCTTGGAATTGTGATGTTTGTCACGGGACGATCCCACACGGTGCTGATAGACAATAAAAACGCCGAAGACGCTTCTTATAAAGCGATTAACGGTATGGAGGTTTCTATAAATCGTCTGCCTCCGAGCGAATTTATGAAGGGAGACCGTGACAAATTTATCATAAAGGGGCAGCGTTTGAAAATCCGCGTCGCCTCCTTTGACGGGCAGGTAGACGAGGTGTTTAATCTTAAAATTCCGCTTACGCAGGATGCCGTGCTTGTTTCCGTACCGAAACTTGTAAATAAAATTTCGGGCGCGGTCGAGCCTTTTTCCGTATATTAA